TGCGGTTCATCGAGCGCACGAAGCGGTCGAGGAAGTGCTCGGCGAGCGCGCTGATGTCCTCCGGGCGCTCGCGCAGCGGCGGGATCTCGATGGCGAAGACGTTCAGCCGCCAATAGAGGTCTTCGCGGAACGATCCGTCCTTGACCGCGGCCTCGAGGTCCTGGTTCGTCGCGGCGACGGTACGGAAGTCGGTGCGCACCGGACCGCTACCGCCGACCCGCGTCACCGTCTTCTCCTCGAGGACGCGCAGCAGCTCGACCTGCACCCGCGGCGAGATGGTGCCGATCTCGTCGAGGAAGATGGTGCCGGTGTCGGCGAGCTCGAACTTGCCCTTGCGGCGTTGCTGCGCGCCGGTAAACGCCCCCTTCTCGTGGCCGAAGAGCTCGCTCTCCAGCACCCCTTCGGGCAGCGCGCCGCAGTTGACCACCACCAGCGGGGCGAAGCGACGCGCCGAGCGGGCGTGGATGGCGCGGGCGACGAGCTCCTTGCCGGTGCCCGACTCGCCGCGCACGAGGACCGTGGCGTCGCTCGCCGCGACGGCGTCGATCAGCTCCTGGACGTGCTGCATCGCTCGCGAGACGCCGACGATCGGGCTGGCGCCGGCGACGGTGGCGAGCTGCTCCTTGAGGCGGATGTTCTCCGAGCGCAGCGAGCGGTGCTCGCTGGCGCGCCGGATGAGCATCGACAGCTCCTCGGGGTCGAACGGCTTGGTGATGTAGTCGTAGGCCCCGGCCTTGAGCGCCCGCACCGCCGAGTCGACCGAAGCGTAGGCGGTCATGATGATGATCGACAGGTCGGGGCAGTCGCGGACCAGCCGCTCCTGCAGCTCGAGACCGTCGATGCCGGGCATCTTGATGTCGAGCAGCGCGATGTCGAAGGTGTGCTCGGCCACCAGGCGCAGCGCCTCCTTGGCGCTGCTCGCGGTGGTCACCTGGTAGCCGTCCTGCCGGAACCAGTCGCCGAGCGACTGGTTGACGATCGGCTCGTCGTCGACCACCAGGATCGAGACGCCGGGTTCCTTCTTGAGCGTCATGCCGTGGCCTCGGAATCGCCGCTCGGCGTGTTTCGGGTGAGCGGCAGGTACGCGGTGAAGGTGGTCCCGACCCCCGGCGTCGAGGCGACGTCGATCGTCCCGCCGTGTCGCTCGACGATGCCGTAGACGACCGCGAGGCCGAGGCCGACGCCGGCGCCGCTCTCCTTGGTGGTGTAGAAGGGCTCGAAGACGTGCGGCAGGTGCTCGGCCTCGATGCCGCGACCGGTGTCGGAGACGCGAAGACGCAGCCGGTCGTCGACCGTGTCGGCGGCGATCGTCACCTTGCCACCGCCCGGCGTGGCCTCGAGGGCGTTCATCGTCAGCGCGAGGAGCATCTGCTGCATCTGCGCTCCGTCGCAGGGCAGGCGGGGCAGGCCAGGGGCGAGCTCCTGGCGAAGCTCGACGTCCTGCAACTCGAACTGGTGACGGACGAGCATGGCCACCCGCTCGACGATCGGCGCGATCTCCTCGGGGGCGATGCGTGCCCCGGGGGTGCGGCTGAAGAGCAGGAGGTTGCGCACGATGTTGCCGCAGCGCATCGCCTCCTCCTCGACCAGCTTGAGGATCCGCTCGGTGTCGGCGGCGCCCTGCGGAGCGGCGGCGGCGGGTTCGCCGTCCGCTGCTGCTGCGGCTTCGGCCTGGCGCCGGCGCAGCAGGCGGGCGTAGGTGGCGATGCCGGCGAGCGGGTTGTTGAGCTCGTGGGCGACGATGGCGGCGAGCTTGCCGAGCGACGCCATCTTCTCGACGAGGAGCATCCGGGCATGGGCGTCGGCGAGCTCGCGCGTCTTGTCGTCGACGCGTTGCTCGAGCCGGTGCCCCCATTCGTTCAGCTCGGCGTGGGCGGCGCCGAGCCGGACGGCCATGTGGTTCCACGCCCGGGCGAGCTCGCCGAGCTCGTCGGTCGAGCGGTCGGGAACGCGGGCGGAGAAGTCGCCCGAGGCGAGCAGCGGGGCCGCGGCGGTGAGCTCGCCGACCGGGCGCAGCACGAATCGCCAGACGAGCAGCCAGGTGAGGCCGAGCAAGGCGGCGACCGTGCCGATCAGGCCGGCAAAGAGCTGCCGTTCGGAGGTGGCGAGGCTCTCGTCGACACTGGCGAGCGACATCTGGACGTCGAGCACACCGAGGATCGTCCGGTCGACCGGATGGGCATGACAGGCGGCACTCGAACAGGAGGCCTCGTTGCGGATCGGCAGGATGACACCGAGCACGCGCTCGCCCTCGGCGGTGCGGAAGGTTCTCGAACGCTGCGGGACGTCGAGATGGGTGAGCGGTTTTCCCGCGGCATGACAGGAGACGCACTGCTCGGCCGAGAGGTCGACCATGCGGCCGGTCTCGGCGAGGTCGCTCGAGTGGCGAATCTCCCCCTGCTTGTCGAACACCCGGGCGCGCCGCACGCTCGCCGTTCCGGCGAAACGGCCGAGCTGGCGCTGCAGCTCGGCCGCGTTGTTCTCCAGCATCGAATGCCGGGTGGAAGCGAGGATCAGGTCGACGATCTCCGCGGCCCGACGTTCGACGAGAAGGGTCAGGTGCTGGCGTTGAAGCTGGAGGTTCCAGACGAGGCCGGCGGCGAGCACCGCCATGGCGGAGAGCGAAAGAGCGACCGCCAGCCGGAAGCCCAGGCGCCGCGCGAGCGGGCGGCTGGGGAGAGGATCCGGCTGAGCGGTCGCCATCGTCTCGGGCCCTTAGACCACGCGGTTCGTCGAAGCGAGGCGCGATCGGAAGACCGGATCCGGGGCGGGCGACGGGTGGTCGCCCTCTTCCGGCTCCGGGAACACCCGGAAGTATCGCACTGCCAGGGCAAAGGCGGCGAAACCGACCGAGACCATCAGGACCGAAATCAGGATCTCGCCCCAGGCGGGCTGGTAGTGCTGCCCGGCGGAGGTCTCGAGCCCGGTGACGCTGACGTTCAGGCGGTTGACCACGAAGCCCATGACCGCCAGCAGCGAGGCCGCGTACATCACCCGCGGGCGGATCCGCCAGCTCGGCACGGCGAGCAGGAAGAAGGGGAGGATCACGCCGGCGAGGATCTCGAGCTGGAAGAAGGCGGCCTCGTAGGTCCACTGGAGCGCCAGGTGCAGCACGTGGCGATGAATCAGGTCGTAGATGCGGAAGACGCCGGTCACGCCGAGGGCGACGAGCAGGACGCGCGCGACCTCCTGCAGCAGCGGCAGCTCGAGCTGGCGCTTGAAGGCGCGTGCCGAGAGGTTCGACTCGACGATGACCATCGCCAGTCCGGCGGCGATCGCCGAGCTCCAGAAGATCCACGGCAGCGCCGCGGAGTACCAGAGCGGGTAGAGCTTCGTCTTGGCGATCAGGTAGAGGGCGCCGAGCGACGACTGGTGGAGGGTGGAAAGCAGGACGCCGCAGATGACCAGCGGCACGGTGGCGGCGTGCTGGATCTTGACGGCGCGCTCCCACTTCAGGCGCTCGAAGATCATGCCGGTGAGCTCGAGCAGCAGCACCGTCGTGTAGAGCATCACGCACCAGCCCACCTCGAACATCACCGAGCGCGGGTTCCACATGACGATCGGGTGCCAGATGTTCCACGGCCGGCCGAGGTCGAGCAGCAGGGCGACGATGACCAGCGCATAGCCGAGGAAGGCGGTCAGCACGGTGGGCCGCACGATCGGCTGGAAGCGCTTGAGGTTGAAGAGGTAGACCATGGCGGTGAGGGTGAAGCCGCCGGCCGCCAGGCCGACCCCGCAGAGCAGGTCGAAGCCGATCCAGATACCCCAGGGGAAGTTGTCGTTCAGGTTGGTGACCGCGCCGAGCCCCTGGGTGTAGCGGACGACGGCGACGGTCAGTCCTGCCGCGAGGACGAGAAAAAAGAACGCCCGCCAGAAGGTCAGGCGATAGGGCTCAGTGCTGCGCATGGGTGCTCTCCTCGCGGGTGGCTTGGTGCTGGGCGGCTTCGAAGCGGGCGACCTCGTCCTTGCGATGGGTCAGCCAGTAGAGGCCGAAGAGGAAGGCCCCGCCCACCGAGACGATGCCGGGGATCTTCGACAGGGCCGCGGCGGTCAACTCGGGCAGGGCGCCGGCCGGCAGGTCGGTGCGGAAGCCGAGCTTCTCGAAGGGCACCGGCGACAGGAAGAGCACCGAGGTGCCGCCCAGCTCCGTCTCGCCGTAGACCTGCGGGTGATAGGTGCCGGGGTTCTCGGCGATCCGGCGGTGGGCCTCGGCGATCAGCTCGTCGCGGTGGCCGAAGACCGTCGCTTCCGCCGGGCAGACCTCGGCGCAGGCCGTCGGCTTGCCGGCTTCCTGGCGGGAGGCGCACATGTCACACTTGATCACCCGCGGGTTGGCGGAGAACCACTCGTACTTCGGCACGTTGAAGGCGCAGGCCTGCATGCAGTAGCGGCAACCCATGCAGCGGCTGGCGTCGTAGACCACCGGGCCGAGCTCGGTCTTCTTGAAGGCCACCACGGGGCAGACGCTGGCGCACGCCGGGTCGACGCAGTGCCGGCAGAGCTGGCGGACATAGAGGCCGTCGCGTTCGGCAAGCGCGGTGAGGGCTTCAGACGAGAGACCCGTCACCTTCTCCGGGTCTCCCTTCATTCCGTGGGCTTCGAGGCACCCACCGACGCAGGCCTTGCAGCCCACGCAGCGGGTGATGTCGATCAACAGGGCGTTCGGGCGAGTCTGAATCATGGGATCGGTTCCGGGCTGGAGTCGTGGTCGATCCCGACTAGGTCAGCAGGAACTCGCGCACCAGGCGCTGCCAGTCCTCGTCCGGCAGGTGCTTGGCGAAGTCGGCCACCGGCTCGCCGCCGTCGGCCAGGACGGTGCCCGAGAGCGCCATCAGGGAGTGCTGCATCCGTTCGCGCGAGTCCTCCATGAAGCGGCGGGCGAGCGAACCGGAGAGGAGGTTCTGCATCCCACGGGAGAGCTCGGTGGTCCGGACCTTGAAGAGCCAGCCGCGGCCGAACGGATCGTCGGTGGCCAGGTGCGGCTCGGCGGCGACGGCGCGGTTGATCTCGACCACCTCACCCTCGACCGGGGCGACCATGTCGACCGTGCGACCGTTCTGTCCGAGCCGGAGCGCCGCGGCGCCCTGACGGACCCAGGAGCCGATCTCCGGCAGCGCCATCTTCTCGGCGCGGCCGAGCAGCTGGCGGGCGAAGTCGTCGAGGCCGACCAGGGCGATCTCGGGCGAGATCTGGCGAGCCCAGGTGTGGCCGGGGTGGAAGCGGCACTCGTCGGGAACTTGGTAGCCGGCGACCCACACGGGCTCGGCGAGCGGCGGGATCGAGGCTTCACTGCCCGAAAGCACGATGACCGGAGTACGGGACGCCTCCCGATGACGCACGATGAAGTCGATCGTGAGGAACGTGGCGAAAGTTGCGAGAACGAGCAGGACGGTCATGGGAGTCTCCTTCTTGGGTTCGTTTCCACCTTGCGAGGTCTCCTTAGAGCAAGGGGCTTGCCAACCTCGGCTCCGCTGTCCGACAACACCCCAAGAGCCCGAAAACCGGGGACTTCGCGTGGGCATTCGCCTTCTCGGCTCGCCGCCGCCCGCCCGGGGGCCCGTGGCGAAAATCAACAAGCGTCCCGTCGAAATCCTCCCCGGACGCGGCGAAAGTCAACGGAAACATGCACTTGGAGGCGTGTGGAACTTTTCGACGCCTACCGTCGAATGATTCGACACCTGTCGGGCGCGGAAGAATGAGCCTTCGCGGCCCGGACCGCGATCGCGCTCGCCCCTTCCGACAGAGGATTTGCGGAAGCGGGCTCGGTCGGTCGCTCCCGAGGCCCCGATCGGGAGTCCGCGTCGTACGCCACCTCTCGGCGCCGGGAAGGAGATGGATGCAGCCGCGACCGCCGACGGTGACCCCGGCGTGCGGCCAACGATCTCGACCAGGAGAACCGACCCGGGTTCATCCGGGGTGTTGCGGCGGGATGGGCTCTTCGCGTGGGCTGCCGCCGAAGCCGGGGCTGCCGGCGAGGGGCCGACGCGCCGCCAGGAAGCCGACCCCGACCGGCGACGGGGAAGGGAAGGGGAGTGAAGCGAACCGGGCCGTGGCGCCGGAGTCCCGGTGCCCTGGCGTCTTACTGGATCTCGATATACGAGATCTGCGTGCCCTTCCAGACGAACCGCACCCGGCTCCCGCGGCGATTCGTGTAGGCGAGCTCGAGCGAGGGGGTGCCGTCGGCGAGGAACGGCTTGAAGGTGGCGTCGGCCTGCTCCCAGGCGGGGAGGTCCTCCCCCAGCGCGCCCACCTTGGGGCGCCACTGCCGGGCGCGGGTGACGAACTCCTCCTCGCTCCCGAAGTGCGCGGCGAGCGCGGGGTTGGCGCGGTAGAGCTCGCGCACGCCGTCGTCCGTGGCGAGCTTGTCGAGGTCGGCCTTGAGCTCCCGCCAACGCTCCCGCATCGCCGCTTCGGTGATCTCGGTGGCGGTGCCGGCGGCCCGCTCGATCTCGCGGCCCGCGTCCTGCAGCGCCGATGGAACCTGCTTCGCAAGGAAGCCCATGCCCCGCCAGGTCGCCACGACGCAGGCGCCGAGCAGCAGCAACGCCAGGCAGCCGCAGCCGCCGATCAGGCGGATCCAGGGAAATCGCCGGCCTGGAACGAGAGGTGCGGACACGACGCCATCCTACTTGCCGAGGAACCTTCCGAACCAGCCGAACGCCTCGGTCCCGAGAAAAAAGAGCGCCCAGGCGACGAAGCCGAGGTAGGCGACCGACACCACCAGCCAGAAGAGCGCCACCCAGACCATCGCCCCGTCTCCTTCGAGCTCGCCGATGCAGACGAAGACGATGACCAGTGCTGGCAGGAGATTGTTGAACGGAATCCCGGCGAGCGGGATCGAGATCAGCAGCCCGCCGAGCGCGATGAGCGACCCGCCGACCAACTCGCCGCGGCGGCCGCTCACCCAGCGCTGGCCGCGCGGTCGGGTGAAGCGGTGACAGATCCGGAAGAGCCGCAGCAGGACGCCGAGCAGGATGCTCCAGACCCTCGGCGGCAGGACGGCTCGCCGCAGCCGCTCGGGGACCCAGGGGGTCTGTCGCCCGCGGGCGAGCTGCCAGCCGAGCGCGGCGAAGTTCAACCCGCCGAGGGTCGAGAGCGGCCCGAGCGAGATCGGCTGGAGGAACGGCAGGGCGAGCAGCAGGCAGACGAACGAATAGCTCGCTTCGCCGAACCGGTCCAGCACCTCGCCGAGCGTCAGCTCCCGTTCCTGCGCCTCGGCACGGCAGGCCTCGAGGACGGCTGCCATCTCCTCGTAGCTCCTGTTGCCCGCCATCGCGACGCCACCGATCGAGAGGACACGGAAATCGATCGCGCCGTCAGGCGCGGTCGAGCCACTTGCAGAGCGCAGGGGAGGTCTGGCTCGCCAGGCGGTCGAGGAGGGCGTCGGGGTCGCCCTCGACGAGGAGCATCTCGCGGTGCTCGGCGCGGACGAAGCGCTCGGCGACGGCGTGGTCGACGAAGGCGAGGAAGGGCTGCCAGTAGGCGGAGACGTCGAGCAGCGCGATCGGCTTGGCGTGCAGCGCGAGCTGGGCCCAGGTGGCGATCTCGCAGAGCTCGTCGAGGGTGCCGAGGCCGCCGGGCATCGCCACGAAGGCGTCGGAAAGCTCGGCGAGGCGCGCCTTGCGCTCGTGCATGGTGTCGACGACCTCGAGGCGCGTCAGCCCCTGGTGGGCGAGCTCGAGGTCGAGCAGATGCCGCGGGATGACACCGATCACCTCGCCGCCTGCCGTGAGCGCCGCGTCGGCGACCTCGGCCATCAGGCCGACGTTGCCGGCGCCGTAGGCGAGCGTCAGGCCACGGCGGGCGATCGCGGCACCGAGTGCCTGGGCCGCCCGGCGATAGGCCGGGTTGGCCCCGGGGCTGGAGCCGCAGAAGACGCAGACGGAGTGGATCGACATCGCTTCGTGGCCCGACGACGGCCGCGCCAAGCCTATGCGAGCGGCGCCGGCGGCGCCAGCGGCGGCGCCGCGGACGCCGGCGAGAGCGCTGCGATACGCTCGCCGCCGATGGCGTTCCGTACCCCCCTCGTCGTGCGCTTCGGCGACTGCGATCCCGCCGGTTGGGTCTACTACCCGCGCTTCTTCCACTATTTCCATGGCGCGATGGAAGAGCTGTTCGTCGCGGCGCTTGGTGTGTCCTATCCGGCGCTCGTCGCGCAGCAAGGTCTGGGCTTTCCGACGGTCCACGCGGAGTGCGACTTCCGTCGCCCGCTGCGCTACGGCGAGTCGGCGGCGCTCGAGGTGACCGTCGACGCTCTCGGCGCGACCTCGTGCACCTTCGGTTTTCGGCTCTTCGTCGCCGACGAGGAGGCGCCGCGAGCCGAGGCACGCGTCGTCACGGTTTGCATCGACCTCGCCTCGACGACCAAGCGTGCCATCCCCGAGCCGTTGCGTGCTGCGCTCGCCTCTCAGCGTCGGGTCGAGGCGGAGTGAGAGCGGACGGCGATCGAGAGCCGCCCGAGGCTCCTGCCGCGATCCCCTCCCGGCGGCGGGCGCTCGTCCTCTTCGCGCTGTCGTCGGTCTGTTTCGGGCTGATGGCTTTCGTCGCCAAGCTTGCCACCGCGACCCTCGGTGGCGGCCAGGTGGCGCTGCTGCGCTTCGGGATGATGCTGGTGCCGTTCGCCGTGGCGCCGTCCCTCGCCCGGCGCGCGATGCGCTACGAGCGGCTGGACCTGCTCTTCTACCGCGGCTTCTTCGGCGGCACGGCGGTGCTCCTCTACTTCCTGGCGATCGCCCACCTGCCGGTGGCGATCGCCACGCTGCTCAACTACTCCTCGCCGATCTTCAGCGTGCTCTTCGCCCGCGCCTTCCTCGGCGAGCCGATGCCGGTCCGCAAGGTTGTTCCGCTGGTCGCCGCACTCGCCGGCCTGGCGCTCGTGATGGGCGAGCGGGTGGGACCCGGCGAGTGGTCCCGCTCCGGCAGGTGGACGGCCGTCGGCCTGCTCTCGGCAGTGCTTTCCGGGGCGGCGGTGACGGCGATCCGCGCCGCGCGCCGCACCGAGAGCTCGTGGGCCGTTTACGGCAGCTTCAGCCTGCTCGGTCTGGTCGCGACCGCGCCGGTGGGAATCTGGGAGTGGCGCACGCCGTCGGCGGTGGCCGTCGGGTGGATCGTGCTCGTCGGCGCCTCGTCGATCGCCGCCCAGCTGCTGATGACCTACGCCTTCCGCTGGGTCGACAACCTGCAGGCGGGAGTCTTCGCCCCGCTGGCGCCGTTGATCGCCGCGGCGCTCGGCGTGGTGCTGCTCGGCGAGCGCCTGACGCCGGTCGAGCTCGCCGGCGGAGCGCTGGCGCTGGGCGGGGTTGCCGCCACGGTGGTGGCGGGGCACGGAGCAACGGCGCCGGAGAGCGAGTGATCCGGGCCGGCGCGTCCTTGCGCTGAGGCGGGCCGCCCGCTACCCTTGCCGCGACGATGTTCGACAACCTCCGCGAGGACACCCGCCAGCTGCGCGCCATCAAGCGCAAGTCGTTCCCCTGGTACGTCATCGAGTCGCTGCTCTTCGAGAACGGCTATCAAGCGGTGGTGCTGCATCGCCTGGCGCACTGGTTCAAGCGGCATCGCATCCCCGTGCTGGGACCGGCGGTGGCGCGTCTCAACCTCTTCTGCACGGGGGTGGATATCGCTCCCGCCGCCGAGTTCGGTCCGGGCCTGCGGATCAGCCACGGCACCGGCATCGTCGTCGGCTGGCGTGCCAGGGCGGGGCGCAACACGCTGCTGATGCAGGGGGTCACGCTCGGCGCGCCGCACACCGGGCGCATCGAGGAGATGCCGACCCTCGGCGACGACGTGGTGCTCGGGGCCTACTGCGCCGTCATCGGGTCGGTCCGGATCGGCGACCGCGTCTTCGTCGGCGCCCACGCGATGGTCACCGAGGACGTCCCCGCCGATCACAAGGTGCTTGCGGCGCGATCCATCGAGATCCGGCCGCGCGCCGCCGCGGTCCCGGCGGCCGGCGGCTGAGTCCGGCCCTCCGGCCGACGAGCTCTGCCGTCATCCTCCCGATCCTGCTGCTCCGCCGATGACCTACCCAGGTGAGCTTGCCGCGTTGGCCGCGGCCCTCTGCTGGGCGGCGACCGGCCTGTTCTTTACCGAAGCGGCGCGCCGGATCGGTGCGACGGCGGTCAACCTCCTGCGTCTGCCGATCGCCTGGGTTCTGCTGTCGACGGCCATCGTGGCGAGCGGCACCTCGCTCGCCTCGCTCGACGGCGGGCGGGTGTTGCTCCTCGCCCTCTCGGGGCTCCTCGGGCTGACGCTCGGCGACCTCGCGCTGTTCGCGGCGCTGGTGCGCATCGGGCCGCGGCTCTCGTCGCTGCTCATGGCCCTGGCGCCGGCGTTCGCGACCCTGGCCGGGTTGGCGATCCTCGGCGAGCGACCGACGCTCCGCGCGCTCGCCGGAATGGCGACGACCCTCGGTGGCGTGGCCTGGGTGGTCGGCGAGCGGACGCCGGGGACGCCGTCCGCGCCGGGACGCGGCCGCGCGGTGGCGCTCGCCGTCGTCGCGGCCGCCTGCCAGGGAGTGGGGCTGGTGCTCGCCAAGCGGGGGATGGCCGGCGAAGTCCCCCCGCTCGCCGCCACGTGGGTGCGCATGGGCGTGGCGACGCTCGGCATGGGGGCGCTCGCGCTCGGCTCCGGCCGCCTGGCCGGCTTCTCGCTCTCCGACCTGCTTCGCCGTGCGGCGCGCCCGGTGCTGGGTGGCGCGGTGTTCGGACCGTTCGTCGGCGTCTGGCTGTCGCTCGTCGCGGCGCGCTACGCCGACGTCGCCGTCGCCGCGACCTTGATGGCCACCACGCCGGTGCTCATCATCCCCCTGCTCGTCTGGCACGAGGGCTATCGGCCGACCTGGCGGGCGGTCCTCGGGGCGAGCGTCACCGTGGTCGGAGTCGCCCTGCTCTTCTGGAAGAAGTAGGTGGGATCGCCGGAGACGGGGAGGTCAGCCGCGATTCGTCGTGTCCGCCTCACCCTGGGTCGCCAGCACGCCGTGCCGACCCGGGACCGGTGCATGGCGAAGCGGGCAGATCGGCAACGGCGCCGGATCGGCTCGGCGAGCCGTCAGCAGGTCGGCGAGCGGCAGGACGTCGAGGCCGCGCTCGGCCGCTCGCGCCAAGAAGCGGGAGAAGTCGGCAGCGTACGGTCCCCCCTCGAGCTCGGCGTGAATGGTCAGCGACGGCCAGCGCTGCTCGGCGGCCGCGTCGATCATCGTGTCGAAGTAGGAGGCCGCATCGCGGTGGGTGTCGCCGAGCGCCTCGTCGAGGGTCGGGAGGGTCGTCGGCACCTGCGGCGTGGCGAGCGGCTCGCCGCCGACTCGCGGCTGGAACGGCTCGGTGCCCCGGCAGTCGCTGGCGTAGACCAGGCCGTAGCCTTCCTGGTGCAGCAGGCTCAGGTCGTTCGACAGCCAGGCCGGCGCCGCGAAGGTGCGCGGCGGATCGCCGAAGACCTCGACGAAGGCGTCGAAGGCGCGGTCGAGCTCGGCGCCGACCGTCGCGCGATCGAAGCGCGGCAGCCGGTCCTGCCAGCGGCGGTGGTCCCAGGCGTGGACGCCGACTTCGTGTCCGGCTGCACGCACGGCGAGGGCCACGGCCGGCAGGGCGACGGCGATGTCGCGAGCCGGCAGGAGCGTGCCGGAGAGCATCGTCCGCGGTCCGTAGACCGACGGCGCGCGCGTGCGCAGCATCTTCGCGAGGAAACCGGGACGCAGCAGGTTGAGCACGGCGAGCCCGGCCCGGTCGGGCCCGAAGGAGAGATAGAAGGTCCCCCGCACGCCGTGCTCGCCGAGCGTGGCGAGCAACCGCGGGACGCCCGACTTCATCCCCTCGTAGGTGTCGACGTCGATGCGCAGGCCGAGCGGACGCGCCGCCGTCACGCGACTGCCGGCGCTCATCGCGTCAGTCGCCCGCCGACGGCGCCGCGGCGGCTTCGGAGCGGATCCAGTCCTCGAGGAAGGCGTCGACGGTGTGGGCGAGCGCGTCGTCGAGCGTGACCTTCGGCTCCCAGCCGAGCAGACGGCGAGCCTTGGCGATCGACGGCTTGCGCGTGAGGATGTCCTGATAGCCACGTCCGTAGTAGGCCTCGGCGTCGACCTTCTCGATCTGCGGCGGCCGGTAGTCGGGGATCCGCGCGCGCCGTTTCTCGAAGAGGACCACCAGGCGCTCGGCGAGCTCGGCGATCGAGCACTCGTTGTCCGGGTTGCCGACGTTGAAGATCTGCCCGTCGGCCGCACCGCCCGGATTCTCGAGAATGCGCATCAACGCCTCGATCCCGTCCTCGACGTAGGTGAACGCCCGGCGCTGTTCGCCGCGATCGACGAGCTGGATCGGCCGGCCGCGGAAGAGGTCGATGACGAACTGCGTCACCACCCGGGAGGAACCCTCTTTGGCCGCGTCGATGTCGTCGAGCTTCGGGCCGACCCAGTTGAACGGCCGGAAGAGCGTGTACTGCAGGCCCTGCTGCTGGCCGTAGGCGGCGATGACCCGGTCCATGAGCTGCTTGGAGCAGGAGTAGATCCAGCGCGACTTGCCGATCGGCCCGAGCACCAGCGGGCTCGAGTCCTCGTCGAACTCGGCGTCGCCGCACATGCCGTAGACCTCGGAGGTCGACGGGAAGACCAGCCGCTTGCGGTACTTGACGCAGAGACGGACGACCTTGAGGTTCTCCTCGAAATCGAGCTCGAAGACGCGCAGCGGGTCCTTGACATAGGTCGCCGGCGTGGCGATCGCCACGAGGGGCAGGACCACGTCGCACTTCTTGACGTGGTACTCGATCCACTCGCGGTTGATGGTGATGTCGCCTTCGAGGAAGTGGAAGCGCGGGTGGTCGAGCGAATGCTCGAGCTTGTTCGCCGAGAGGTCCATGCCGTAGGCCTCCCAGTCGGTGGTCGTGAGGATGCGGCGCACCAGCGCGTTGCCGATGAAGCCGTTGACGCCGAGGATGA
This genomic window from Holophagales bacterium contains:
- a CDS encoding DMT family transporter, which produces MRADGDREPPEAPAAIPSRRRALVLFALSSVCFGLMAFVAKLATATLGGGQVALLRFGMMLVPFAVAPSLARRAMRYERLDLLFYRGFFGGTAVLLYFLAIAHLPVAIATLLNYSSPIFSVLFARAFLGEPMPVRKVVPLVAALAGLALVMGERVGPGEWSRSGRWTAVGLLSAVLSGAAVTAIRAARRTESSWAVYGSFSLLGLVATAPVGIWEWRTPSAVAVGWIVLVGASSIAAQLLMTYAFRWVDNLQAGVFAPLAPLIAAALGVVLLGERLTPVELAGGALALGGVAATVVAGHGATAPESE
- a CDS encoding EamA family transporter, which translates into the protein MTYPGELAALAAALCWAATGLFFTEAARRIGATAVNLLRLPIAWVLLSTAIVASGTSLASLDGGRVLLLALSGLLGLTLGDLALFAALVRIGPRLSSLLMALAPAFATLAGLAILGERPTLRALAGMATTLGGVAWVVGERTPGTPSAPGRGRAVALAVVAAACQGVGLVLAKRGMAGEVPPLAATWVRMGVATLGMGALALGSGRLAGFSLSDLLRRAARPVLGGAVFGPFVGVWLSLVAARYADVAVAATLMATTPVLIIPLLVWHEGYRPTWRAVLGASVTVVGVALLFWKK
- a CDS encoding 4-deoxy-4-formamido-L-arabinose-phosphoundecaprenol deformylase produces the protein MSAGSRVTAARPLGLRIDVDTYEGMKSGVPRLLATLGEHGVRGTFYLSFGPDRAGLAVLNLLRPGFLAKMLRTRAPSVYGPRTMLSGTLLPARDIAVALPAVALAVRAAGHEVGVHAWDHRRWQDRLPRFDRATVGAELDRAFDAFVEVFGDPPRTFAAPAWLSNDLSLLHQEGYGLVYASDCRGTEPFQPRVGGEPLATPQVPTTLPTLDEALGDTHRDAASYFDTMIDAAAEQRWPSLTIHAELEGGPYAADFSRFLARAAERGLDVLPLADLLTARRADPAPLPICPLRHAPVPGRHGVLATQGEADTTNRG
- a CDS encoding bifunctional UDP-4-keto-pentose/UDP-xylose synthase — its product is MKVLILGVNGFIGNALVRRILTTTDWEAYGMDLSANKLEHSLDHPRFHFLEGDITINREWIEYHVKKCDVVLPLVAIATPATYVKDPLRVFELDFEENLKVVRLCVKYRKRLVFPSTSEVYGMCGDAEFDEDSSPLVLGPIGKSRWIYSCSKQLMDRVIAAYGQQQGLQYTLFRPFNWVGPKLDDIDAAKEGSSRVVTQFVIDLFRGRPIQLVDRGEQRRAFTYVEDGIEALMRILENPGGAADGQIFNVGNPDNECSIAELAERLVVLFEKRRARIPDYRPPQIEKVDAEAYYGRGYQDILTRKPSIAKARRLLGWEPKVTLDDALAHTVDAFLEDWIRSEAAAAPSAGD